The Pirellulales bacterium sequence CAAACGCGTCGCGGTCTTCGGGACGAACCTGCTGCAACTGCGTCGGCCGCCACCGCAGGGCGATGTTCGGCGCCATCAGCACGTCGTCGTGCTTGCCGGCATTGAATTGCACGTTGGCGGTCTGATAGGGGAGCAGTTTGCCGTCGGAATTGTCGACTGTGATGACGACCGTGTACGTCACGACGTTCTGCGTCATCTGGGCGTTGAGTCGCTGTTGCGTCACCTTTCCCTTGAAGGTCCGATCGGGGTAGGCGTCGACGGTGAATTGCACGTCCTGATCGGGATAAATCTGGCCGATGTCGGCCTCGTTGACGCTGGCCCAAATTTGCATCCGCTTCAAATCGCGGGCGATGAGAAACAAGCTCGGCGTGTTGAGGCTTGCAACAACCGTCTGCCCGACGTTCACGCGGCGGTCGATGATCGTGCCTTTGACGGGAGACTTGATGACCGTGTAAGCAAAGTTGATGTTCGTCTGATCCAACGCGGCCTGGGATTGGCTGACCTCGGCATTTGCGAGCGCGAGGGAGGCGACGGCCAGTTTCTGGTTCGCGACTGCGGCATCGTAATCGCTCTGGCTAATCGCCCTCTTTGGCAATTCTGCTTTGGCCCGTTCTAAATCGGCGTTGGTTTGGTCGATCTTGGCCTGTGCCGAGAGCACATCAGCCTGAGCGTGCTGCAGATTCGCTTTCGCGGCGTCCACTTGGGTTTGATACAGTCTCTGATCGATGTGCGCGAGCACCGTATCCTCCTCGACGCGCGAATTGTAATCGATCGGTTTATCCGGATGGTCGAGGTCCTTGCCGAAATCCGTGATCAATCCGGCGACCTGGGCCCCCACGTCGACGACTTCTTCCGGCTCGAGCGTGCCCGTCGAGCGGATGACGAGATCGAGATTTCCGCGCTCGATCTTCGCGGTGGCGAAGCCGGCTTGCGGCGAGCCCCCGTACGCATGGTAGAGATACAATCCGCCACCGGCCGTCAGGGCTAGAAAAATCAATAAATAGAGTCCGGTTTTCATGGGTCAACTTCTTGGATTATGATGAGCGGGTTCGGAACGGTGCTGCTTCCAGATACGGCCTGGATCCGAAATTCGTTCAGCCCTGCATTATATACGGTTTTTGCTTTTCCACCCTATAGAAACCACGGCGATCAATCAGGGTTTCTCGGAAAATGGGTTCCGTCGCAAGTTTTTTCTTGTTCATGGCTTAGGGCGATGGGCCGGCAACCGCTCGGCGCGAATCCCAAGCCATTCAACCATAAGATTGCCATTGCTCGCTTCGAGCGGACAGAAATCTTAGAATCCTTTCCATGAAATTCGCGATCTGCAACGAGACGTTTCTCGACTGGCCGCTCGAGCGGGCACTCCGTTTCGCCGCCGAATGCGGGTACACCGGGATCGAGTTTGCACCGTTCACGCTCGGGCCATCGGCCGGCGAGATTTCGCCAGCACGGCGCGCGGAGGTGGCTCGATTGGCGCGCGGAGCGGGGTTGGAAACGGTTGGCCTGCATTGGCTCTTGGCCAGGACCCAAGGATTGCACCTTACCTCTCCGGACGCGAGCGTTCGCCGTCGCACCGCGGACTATCTGGCCGATCTAGCGCGCCTCTGCCGCGATCTCGACGGCTCGATCCTGGTGCTAGGCTCGCCGCAACAGCGCAATCTCGCGCCGGGGATCTCATCTGCCGACGGCATGCGCTACGCCGCCGAGGTGATACAAGCGGCGCTGCCCGCGCTCGAAGCGACCAACGTCGTGTTGGCGATCGAACCGCTGGGACCGGCGGAAGGAGATTTCTTGCTCACTGCCGCCGAAGGGACTCGGCTCGTCGAAATGGTCGGCTCGCCGCATTGCCGCCTGCACCTGGATTGCAAGGCGATGTCGAGCGAAGCGACGCCGAGCACGGACTTGATTCGCCGGCATCGCGAGCAACTCGTGCATTTCCATGCCAACGATCCCAATCGGCAGGGACCGGGCTTCGGCGAACTGAAATTCGAGCCGATTCTGTCCGCCCTCGAAGAAACCGGCTATCGCGGTTGGGTCTCCGTCGAGGTATTCGACTACAGCCCCGGCGTCGAACAACTCGCGCGGCGAAGCGTCGAATACCTGCGCGCGTGCCTCGCGCGAATCGCCCAGACGTAGCGGAATTCACCAGAATTCCGGGGATGTAAGCGAGCGAGCGACACTGAATTCTGGCGAATTCAGCTACGCGTAGGTTCAGCGGCGGGCATGCGCCGGAAAAGCCGCTCAACCCGTGCTGGCCTTCAGCTCAGCCAGATGCTGGGCTGTACCCACCAGCCGGTCCCAGTTGTCGTAGATATATTGCGGCGGGCCGCCGATTTGGGCCACTGTCTGGGCGACCAGTTCCGTAGGGACCATTTCAATCGCGTCCCACGGGCAGACGGTCAACTCATAGGGATTGCTCTTCTTCTGCGGGATATGCACGCAAACTTCGCACCCCACACAGCGCTCCAGGTCGATCTCGCACCAGCTCTGCATCCCCGGCATATTGCCGAACTGCTGGATTTTCACGATGCAATCGACCGGGCAGACTTCGAGGCAGGCCTCGCAACCGGTGCAGTTGTCGGCATTGATTACGGCAAGTTCTTTGGGAAGCTTCTTGCGCGGGCCCTGTTTGGCCATCTTCTTGTTCCTCTAGTTCGCCTGAAAAAGCGGCCTACGCAATCATAGTGAGCAATCGGCCGTTCGCCAATCGCCAATTCAGGCAGAACCGCCGGGGACTGTCCCCTTTTGTGGAGTCTTCGAAACAAAAGGGGACTGTCCCCCTCCCCGCAGGCGGTTCTCGGCGGCGTAAATCTCCCCTTGACGAGTGGCTGCGGCCTGCCGTAAAGTCCGCCCATTCTTGGGCGTCGCTCCCGAGTAAGAGCGGGACGATGTCGTGCCCCCACCCGTATTGGCCATCACCCTCCGGAGCAAGCCATGATCCAGGTCCTCAACCGCATCGCCAGACGTTTTGCTCTTCGTAGAAGGTGGCTTTTCGCCGCGGCGCTCGTGGCGGTCGGCTGTATCGCGGGCATCGCGTCCAATCGAGCCGCCGCACAAGCTCCATTTCCGGCCCCGGTGCAGACCGACGTGCCGCGCGTTGTCGGCCGCTGGAGCGGGAAGACTGAAGACGATGGCATCCTTACTCTGGTCGTCTTTCCCGCGCCGGGCAGGCAGCTTGTGTACGAATTCAGCGGCGGATCCAAGGAGCATGCCGACGGCACCTTCACCCTCCGCGGCGCCAACGAGCTGGACTTCACCCCGAAAGGCGAAAAGGAAGCCGAGAAGTGGACTTACTCGTTCGACGAAAACGGCAAGCTCCATCTTAAGATGGAAGAAGAGAAGCCAGAGGACGAGGAAGAGTATGTCCTGAGCCGGGCCGGGCAGTGAAAAGGGCGCGATTAGACGCGGCTGAGGGGTGCGGAAAGCGCCGCCAGGTCGTCGAACCAGCTTTCGACCATCGTCGCCTGGTTGGCGTTGCGATCGACGTGCGATAGGGCGTCCAACGAGCGCTCCAGCGCTGCGACCGCCGCCGATTCGTTCCAGCCGTTGCGGATCGCTTGCTCGACGAGTTCGGCCAGCTCGGCATGCTCGACCGCCGCATGGCCGTGCAGCCGGCGCACGAGCGCTCGAAAGAAGTCCAGCCCAAAGCCAATCAACAGCCGCGAGCGAGCGCGGCGCGGCGCGGCGTCCTTGCCTGCCTCGTTGATGAAATCGTTCACGGATTGGGCCGTTCGATAACCTTCGACCGGCCAGCGAGCGAGCGATCCGAGCAGGTCGCCGCGAAAACTCCAGAGCGCAGCGTCGGCCAACTCGACTGCCTGCTCCAAGCTGCCGCCGCTGTAGGATGCCAGCCGCCGCGCCTCGGCCGGATCGGCCGCGATCTCGCGCTCGACGAGCAGCTTAGCCACAATCTCCTCCGCGAGTGGCTGGAAGCGAATAATCTGCGCCCGCGAGCGAATCGTCGGCAACTGCTTATCGACGCTGGTGCCGATTAGGATCAGGACGGAACGTGGCGGCGGTTCTTCGAGCGTTTTCAACAGCGCGTTGGCTCCCTCCTGATTGAGATAATCGGCATCGTCGATGATCGCGATCTTGCGCCCGCCCATGAACGGCTTCAGCCCGATCCGGTGGCAAAGCCCTTCCTGCATCCGATGCTCGGGGTCGCCGATGAAAGCGGCCAGGGGAATGAAGCTCTTATCCGCCGGCTTGCTCACGGTCTCGAGATCGGGGTGCGTCCCCGCGGCGACTTGCACGCAGGCCGGGCAGCGCTCGCATGGATCGAGCTGCGCTGCTTCGCGCTGTTCGCAAAGTAGAGCCTGCGCGAGTTTCATGGCAAATGTCCGCTTGCCAATCCCCGCCGGCCCGACGAATAGAAACGTGCTCGCCAGCCGCCCGCGGGCAAGCGCGTTACGGAAGCGCTCAACCATCGTGTCGTGTCCTTCGATATGGTGCCAAGACATGAGAGTGTGAAAAGTGGCGAGTATAGTGTATTCCTCACGCTCCGCGTGAGGATTGTCATCACGACGGAGCGTGATGACTACACTGATCAGGTCAGCGGCCGGATTCAAGCCGCTCGGCCGCGCGGCGGATTTCGGCTTGAATTGCATCAATTGGGCGGTCGGCGTCGATGAGCAGAATCTTGTCTGGCCGGCGCGCGGCCTCGTGTCGAAACCCATCCCGCAGCTTTTGGCAGAATTCGTCTCCCTGAGACTCCATCCGATCGAGTTGGCGATTCATGCGCTTGGTCGCAACCTCGGGCGCCAGGTCGAGGACGAACGTCAGATCGGGTTCCAGTCCGCCGGTCGCCATTTGGCCGATTCGCCACAGTTCATCGACATCCAGCCCGCCGGCGTGCCCTTGATAAACCACATTGGCCAGCAAAAAACGATCGCAGACGACCGTATCGCCTCGCTCGAGCGCCGGGCGAATGCACTGCTCGACGAGCTGCGCTCGAGCGGCCATGTACAAAAAGGCCTCGGCCGGGCGACCGATCGCCAACTCGTGTCGATCCAAGAGCAGCGAGCGCACGGCATCGCCCAGCGGCGTGCTTCCCGGATCGCGACAGGCGACGACACGCTGCCCATGCTCGATAAGCCAAGCGCGAAACAGCTCGATCTGCGTCGATTTGCCAGAACCGTCAATGCCGTCGAAACTATAGAACATTTCAGGCGAATTCGAGTTTCAGCGGCTTGAGCCGTGCTTCCGTTTCGGCCATCAAGGCATTCTCCGCGGCTTCGTCGGGGGCTTCGTACGTTGCCGAAAAGCGGAGAAACGCGCCGGCATCATCCCACGGGACCGTGCAGATCGAATGCTCGGCGATCAAATACTGGCTCGCCGCTTCGGCATTCTCGAATCGCTGCCCGCCGGCGAGACCCTTCGGGCTGGCCGCGTAGAGGAAGTAAGTGCCGCCTGGCATTTTGCAAGTGAAGCCGCAGCGGCTGATCGCGGCGACGAGTTTTTGCAGTCGGCGGCGATACTTCTCGCGGACCATCGCGGGGATCGAGGCGTCGTCGAGCGCCGCGGCGGCCGCCTTTTGGATCGCGATGAATTGGCCGGAGTCGCTGTTGTCTTTGATGTCGGCCAGTGCCCGCACGATTCGCTCGTGTCCGCACACCCAGCCGAGCCGCCAGCCGATCATGTGGAAGCCTTTCGACATGGAATGGACCTCGACGCCGACTTCCTTCGCCCCCGGCACGGAGAGAAAGCTGAGCGGCGGGCTGTCGTAGCTGAGCATGATATGGGCCGCGTCTTGCACGACGACGATCCGATTTCGCTGGGCGAACTCGACGACCCGGCGATAGAATTCGCGTGTGGCGACGCGCCCCGTCGGGCTGTTCGGATAGTTGAGCGCCAGCAGCTTCGCTCGCCGCAGCACGTCGGCCGGAATCGAATCGAGATCGGGAAAGAAATCGTTCTGGGCCAACAGCGGCAGCCGATGCACCTCGCCGCCGTAGTATCGCGTGTGCGTTCCAGCGACCGGGTAGCCGGGCACGGTCATTAGCGTCACATCGCCCGGATTGATGAACGCCGCGGGGAGCATTGCCAGTGCCGGCTTCGAGCCGATGCAGTGATTCACTTCGCTCACGGGGTCCAGCTCGACTCCGAAATTCCGCTGCATGAACCGTGCGGCGGCTTCCTTGTAGGCCGCGATGCCGTTATCGGCGTAGCCGCGGTTCTCGGGACGATTGATCTCGCGGGCCATCACTCCCCGCACGCTCTCGGGGGCCATCTCGTCGTTCTCGCCGATGCCGAAATCGACCAGCCGCCGCTCGGGATGCTCGGTCAGCGCCTTCCGCTTGGCGCGCTTGATCTTTTCAAACTTGTAAATCTCAGTTCCCTTGCCGTAATTAGCGCCGCCAATCCGCTCGGCAAAGAGCTGCTGAAAATAAGGATCGCTCATAGAATCAGGTCTTTAAGAAGACGACGAGGAGGACCGCAGATGGACGCGGATTAACGCCGATTTTCGCAGATGATAAACTCTTGTTTCTTATGAGGAAACCAGGAAGCCAGGAACGGGATTTGGTTTTGGGCCGATTCGCGACTGCTAATCCTACGAAACTGATTGGAGTACTTATACTTGGCCACATCCTCCTGCCTTCCTGGTTTCCTCATAAAACTCCGCCGTAATCCGCGTTCATCTGCGTCCATCTGCGGTTTCTTCTTCCATGTGTCCGTAATACGCGGCGGCCGGCACGCCGGTGCGGCGGCGGACGAGTTCGACTAGAGCATCGACCTCGGCGTTCGTCAACGGGGTGACGAAGCTCTCGGCGGGGCGGCGGGCGACCGTGTAAATTTGCACGAGCTTGATCCGCCCGCCCGCGGCGGTGATCTCAGCCAGCCGATCGCAAAACGCCGCTTGCTCGGCGGCCGAGGGTGGCTCGCCGGCGATCCGCATGAACAGGGACTGAATCACGAGCGGGCGGACGCAAGCGGCGGCCGTGATGTTGTCGAGAATCTGCCGGAAGGGGATTGGGGTGCGCTCGACGAGCCGGTAGTATTCGTCGGTCCCCGCTTCGAGCTTGGCCCAAATCTCCCCCTGGTTCTCGTCGAGTATTTCGAGGCCCCGTTGAACGTGTGGCCGGTGGAACATGCTGGCGTTGGTGATCAGAACCATCTTGACGTCGGCGAGCCCGCGCCGCCGCTTTGACTCCGCACAAGCGGCGATGATCTCGTCGAAGTTGCGGTAGGTGGTCGGCTCGCCGTCGCCGGAGAAGGCGATGTCGTTCAATCGCCGCAGCGGTTCGGGCACGGCCGCAAACTTCTCAGTGGTGAAAATCTGCCCAGACGCGGCGAGCGACAGCATGGAATCCAGCTCGGCCAACAGCGCGGGCGTTTCCACGAACGTCGTCTCGCTCTGCCGAGTCCGATCGACCTGGCAATAGATGCAATCGAAGTTGCAAATCTTGTCGGGATTAAGATTCACCCCGATCGAAATCCCGCCGGATCGGCGGCTGAGCACGGGATAAACGAAGCGAAACTGCTCGAAAAGACGTTCGTGCCGGGCAAAAAGTGGATTAGAAGAGATGGACATATGTTGCAATTGTATGCATCGGTTTCGTCCGGGCAGAATTGCCGACTTCGCCGATCCATCCTATATTAGTCTTTGGAACGAGCAATCGACAATTTGAACCCGCGGACATTTCATGAGTTTGCCACGCGGGAAGAACGCCCGGACGTTTTACCGCGCCGCCAAGCAACGTTTTTCGGATGCGGAGTTGCTCTTGGAGCACAACCGAACGACCAGTGCGGTTTATCTGGCGGGATACGGCGTCGAGTGCATGTTAAAGGCGCTCATGCTGGAGTCGGTTCCAGAATCTCGACACGATACCATTGGCGATCTGTTCCGCGGACAGCTTGGCCATAATCTGATTCTATTGATGCGTGAACTAAGAACGCACTTGCGCGGCTCGCTGCCGTCCATAATCGAGCGAACTCTCTTGCGGGTGAATACGTGGACCACGAATCTGCGATATATGCCCGGCAATATCAAGTCGTCACTTGCGACTGAATACATCCGCGACGCTGCACAAATCATTCAGTGGACTGACGAAAGGATTTGAATTTATGGACCACGTCACAAATGACACCAACGTCGGGCAAATCGAGCGGGCGCTCGCGCCTTACCAAGAACGCCACCCGGTTGCAGACATAAAGGTCCGCCGCGAGAATTCGGCATCCGTTCGAATCCGCATCATTGATCCGGCATTTCGAGGACGTGGCTTGGCGGAGAGGGAAGACGAGATTTGGCCGGCGATCGAAGCGCTTGCGCCGGATGTCAGAGAGGAAATCACGATGCTATTGCTCTTGGCGCCGGAGGAAGCCGCTAACTCTCTGGTCAACACTGAATTCGAGCACCCCTTACCTTCGCGAATCTGAGCCTCTCTAGCTCACAGCTTCCGCATCTGCGTGTATTCATCCATCGTGACGGTTGTCAGTTCCCCGTCGTCGCGGGCGAGGATGAGTAGGTCGCTGTAGACCTTGTCGTCCGGATTGCGGCGGAAGTGCAGGCCGTGGCGGCGGCGCTCGGTGCGGACGACCGTGCCGACGGTCTTCGTTGTCCAATCGGCGCTCGAGCCGATCTTCACGTCGTGGACGACTTCGACGCGGTCCCCCCGCTTGAGTTCGGAGAACAATTGGCTGGAAGCGGAATTGGCGGCGCTCGTGGGCATGAGCGATTAAACTTCCTTCGACTTAATCCACGGCATGAGGCGGCGCAGCCGGCGGCCGACTTCTTCGATTGGATGGTTGCGCTCGGCGCGCCGCGTGGCCTTGAACATCGGGGCGTTCGCCTTGTTCTCGAGAATCCACTCGCGGGCGAATTGGCCGCTGCGGATTTCGCCGAGGATCTTCTTCATCTCGGCTTTCGTTTGCTCCGTGACAATTCGCGGGCCGCGCGTATAGTCGCCGTATTCGGCCGTGTTGGAGACGCTGTAGCGCATGTAGTTCAAGCCGCCCTGATAGAACAAGTCGACGATCAGCTTCAACTCGTGCATGCACTCGAAATAGGCCATCTCCGGCTGATAGCCGGCCTCGACGAGCGTCTCGAAGGCCGCCTTCACCAGCGCGCTCACGCCGCCGCAGAGTACCGTCTGCTCGCCGAACAGATCGGTCTCGGTCTCCTCGGCGAACGTGGTCTCAATCACGCCCGCTCGCGTGCCGCCGATCCCCTTCGCGTACGCCAGCCCGAGTTTCTTCGACTGCTCGCTCGCGCCGACGTTG is a genomic window containing:
- a CDS encoding DNA polymerase III subunit delta', with the translated sequence MSWHHIEGHDTMVERFRNALARGRLASTFLFVGPAGIGKRTFAMKLAQALLCEQREAAQLDPCERCPACVQVAAGTHPDLETVSKPADKSFIPLAAFIGDPEHRMQEGLCHRIGLKPFMGGRKIAIIDDADYLNQEGANALLKTLEEPPPRSVLILIGTSVDKQLPTIRSRAQIIRFQPLAEEIVAKLLVEREIAADPAEARRLASYSGGSLEQAVELADAALWSFRGDLLGSLARWPVEGYRTAQSVNDFINEAGKDAAPRRARSRLLIGFGLDFFRALVRRLHGHAAVEHAELAELVEQAIRNGWNESAAVAALERSLDALSHVDRNANQATMVESWFDDLAALSAPLSRV
- a CDS encoding efflux RND transporter periplasmic adaptor subunit gives rise to the protein MKTGLYLLIFLALTAGGGLYLYHAYGGSPQAGFATAKIERGNLDLVIRSTGTLEPEEVVDVGAQVAGLITDFGKDLDHPDKPIDYNSRVEEDTVLAHIDQRLYQTQVDAAKANLQHAQADVLSAQAKIDQTNADLERAKAELPKRAISQSDYDAAVANQKLAVASLALANAEVSQSQAALDQTNINFAYTVIKSPVKGTIIDRRVNVGQTVVASLNTPSLFLIARDLKRMQIWASVNEADIGQIYPDQDVQFTVDAYPDRTFKGKVTQQRLNAQMTQNVVTYTVVITVDNSDGKLLPYQTANVQFNAGKHDDVLMAPNIALRWRPTQLQQVRPEDRDAFAAKMKPRNQAAQPAPAGGTTKAPDPKAEKNRRERGTLWVSDGEFVRPVPVKIGASDGVTTEITSGDVKEGDEVVTGEAHNDAAATADVNPFAPKFGGGKKG
- the ilvC gene encoding ketol-acid reductoisomerase, yielding MSAKIYYDSDADLSLLKGKTIAILGYGSQGHAQAQNLRDSGCQVIIGQRPGSANYELALSHGFQPSTVEDAAKRADLINILLPDEVQGDVFRHHIKPHLIAGNVLMCSHGFNVHFGQVEAPQGVDTVLVAPKGPGHLVRSEFERGGGVPCLIAFNVGASEQSKKLGLAYAKGIGGTRAGVIETTFAEETETDLFGEQTVLCGGVSALVKAAFETLVEAGYQPEMAYFECMHELKLIVDLFYQGGLNYMRYSVSNTAEYGDYTRGPRIVTEQTKAEMKKILGEIRSGQFAREWILENKANAPMFKATRRAERNHPIEEVGRRLRRLMPWIKSKEV
- the tmk gene encoding dTMP kinase, whose product is MFYSFDGIDGSGKSTQIELFRAWLIEHGQRVVACRDPGSTPLGDAVRSLLLDRHELAIGRPAEAFLYMAARAQLVEQCIRPALERGDTVVCDRFLLANVVYQGHAGGLDVDELWRIGQMATGGLEPDLTFVLDLAPEVATKRMNRQLDRMESQGDEFCQKLRDGFRHEAARRPDKILLIDADRPIDAIQAEIRRAAERLESGR
- a CDS encoding radical SAM protein, which gives rise to MSISSNPLFARHERLFEQFRFVYPVLSRRSGGISIGVNLNPDKICNFDCIYCQVDRTRQSETTFVETPALLAELDSMLSLAASGQIFTTEKFAAVPEPLRRLNDIAFSGDGEPTTYRNFDEIIAACAESKRRRGLADVKMVLITNASMFHRPHVQRGLEILDENQGEIWAKLEAGTDEYYRLVERTPIPFRQILDNITAAACVRPLVIQSLFMRIAGEPPSAAEQAAFCDRLAEITAAGGRIKLVQIYTVARRPAESFVTPLTNAEVDALVELVRRRTGVPAAAYYGHMEEETADGRR
- a CDS encoding HEPN domain-containing protein codes for the protein MSLPRGKNARTFYRAAKQRFSDAELLLEHNRTTSAVYLAGYGVECMLKALMLESVPESRHDTIGDLFRGQLGHNLILLMRELRTHLRGSLPSIIERTLLRVNTWTTNLRYMPGNIKSSLATEYIRDAAQIIQWTDERI
- a CDS encoding sugar phosphate isomerase/epimerase family protein; protein product: MKFAICNETFLDWPLERALRFAAECGYTGIEFAPFTLGPSAGEISPARRAEVARLARGAGLETVGLHWLLARTQGLHLTSPDASVRRRTADYLADLARLCRDLDGSILVLGSPQQRNLAPGISSADGMRYAAEVIQAALPALEATNVVLAIEPLGPAEGDFLLTAAEGTRLVEMVGSPHCRLHLDCKAMSSEATPSTDLIRRHREQLVHFHANDPNRQGPGFGELKFEPILSALEETGYRGWVSVEVFDYSPGVEQLARRSVEYLRACLARIAQT
- a CDS encoding 4Fe-4S binding protein, whose product is MAKQGPRKKLPKELAVINADNCTGCEACLEVCPVDCIVKIQQFGNMPGMQSWCEIDLERCVGCEVCVHIPQKKSNPYELTVCPWDAIEMVPTELVAQTVAQIGGPPQYIYDNWDRLVGTAQHLAELKASTG
- a CDS encoding LL-diaminopimelate aminotransferase, whose translation is MSDPYFQQLFAERIGGANYGKGTEIYKFEKIKRAKRKALTEHPERRLVDFGIGENDEMAPESVRGVMAREINRPENRGYADNGIAAYKEAAARFMQRNFGVELDPVSEVNHCIGSKPALAMLPAAFINPGDVTLMTVPGYPVAGTHTRYYGGEVHRLPLLAQNDFFPDLDSIPADVLRRAKLLALNYPNSPTGRVATREFYRRVVEFAQRNRIVVVQDAAHIMLSYDSPPLSFLSVPGAKEVGVEVHSMSKGFHMIGWRLGWVCGHERIVRALADIKDNSDSGQFIAIQKAAAAALDDASIPAMVREKYRRRLQKLVAAISRCGFTCKMPGGTYFLYAASPKGLAGGQRFENAEAASQYLIAEHSICTVPWDDAGAFLRFSATYEAPDEAAENALMAETEARLKPLKLEFA